The genomic interval TTATGCTTTTGCATTTGTTCATATTTTTTCATGCCTCTTGCCAAGCATTTTTAGTGCCTTTTATTTGAGTTTTGCAAGATGTCTATTTCTTTGTTCCTTATTTCTTAAAGTCAACTAAACTAGACCAAAAGAGTCTTGTTGGGTATAATGACTAAAAAACTTTGTTCCTTATTTCTTAAAGTCAACTAAACTAGACCAAAAGAGTCTTGTTGGGTATTAATGACTTAAAAAGCTTGAAAACAAGGGATAAACACGGGATCTTGGTGGAAACATTGCCCTTTTTTACGCTTCATTATACAACTTTAGTAAACAACTGTTTACCAATTTTTAGAAAATGTACCACAGATTTGCTTAGCTGAGAATAGGTTAAAAAGAGTAGTTTAAAAACTTAAATATAACTTAAATATGCAAATTAAGCATATTGCTCGGAGAGTTAAAGCGGATGGAAGAGTATAGTTCAGGGAATGTTAAATTTCCCTGAACTGCTTTACATGTAAAGCGTTTTAAAAGGAGTAACGTACGTTCGCGTAATAGTTTCGACCTTCTTGCGGATAGCCGTTGTTGTAATAGTAAAACTCATCAAAGAGATTTTTAATACCAACAGCAAGCTCAAGCGCTTTGACAGGTCTATACGCAACTCTAATATCTGCTACGGTATACGAACTGCTTTTTTCACTGCCACTTACATTGGAGTAGCGTTCGCCTTCATGCCTGATAATCGGTGTAATATCAACCGAATGAATCGGCGAATAGGTCATACTTGCATAATAGCTGTGTTTGGGTGTATCGGTCGTGTATTGAGCATTTGCCGTTTTACTGTCTTCAATTTCTGCGTCAATATAGGTGTAAGAGAGCGTACTTTTAAGCTGATTGCTCCATAGTGAATCAAGTGTTAGCTCAACACCTTTGTGCTCTTCTTGATCGAAATTTTGCATCTGTTTACAGTTTGTACCTGTACACCCCAGTGTTGCATCGGTATTGGTTAAACCACTCACTGACGCAATATAATCTTTTGTTTTCGTGTAAAAAAGTGCTACTTTAGCATGATGATCGTCCACAAATGCCCAGTCACTGCCGACTTCATACGTCGTAGAACGTTCTGCATCCAAGCTAGGATTGAGAATATAATCTCCAAATTTTGAAGAGTAACGATCTTTCAGTGTTGGCATATTACTCTTTTGAGAGACACTTCCATAAAACATCAGATCTTTCGTCGCATGAAATGTCAGAATGGTTTGAGGGTTGAAAGCATCGGAGTCATATTTGGGGAACTCTCCTGCGATGAGTGTTCCCGCACTGTTACGATACTCCGCTTTGGTAATCTCATTTTTATCGTAACTGCCACCTAATGTCCACGTCAGTGCGTCAGTGAGTTGCCATGAATATTCAGCGCCTAATGACAACGTTTTACTCTCATCTTTAAGATCTGCATTAGGAGATTTTGAGCTGATGTCTTTATGATTATCGTATTTTTGGGAAACAGAAAGTTTTAAAAGATGGTTATCAGCGATTTTAATATCCCCTTCGATAATGCCACCAAAGGTATGATCATCGTATTCTGAAATCTCACTTACGACATCTTGCGCCCCAGATTGTGGTGTTCCTTTAAAAAGAATTTTGTTGTAAAACTCATCGTAATACAAACGCGTTTTAAGATAATGTTCCCCAATAGCCGTTTTGGTAATCAAATAATAACTCGTCTTATCCCAGTCTTTCCAATCCCAGTTGCGATTATACGCGTTGTTCGTTGTAGTACCTTGTGCCATCGCAAACCACGGTTGTTCTTTCTCACCTCGTTGAGCGATATAATTGAGTGAATATTCATCTGTCGAATTGGGCGTATAGCCGACTTTGATGTTTATTTTTTTGTCGCCGTACTCTGAATTGGAACGTTTGCGTCCTTCTTGATGCCCTGCTGAATCGTAGTCGCTTGGAAGTTTATAATAATCTCTTTGCATATTTGAAACGGAGAGTAAGCCGTAGTAAATCTCCTGCTTTGTTCCGATGGTTGCATACTCTTCATAGCCATTGCCACTAAATACACCAGCGCCTACTTCGCCCTCAAGCTCTTTGGTCGGTTTTTTGGTAATAAGGTTAATCGCCCCACCCATTGTATTCGCCCCATACATCGGAGAAACATACCCTTTGGAAACATCTATTTCACCAATATCATAGGTTTTGAACCGCGCCAAATCGATATTGTGATCATACGGAACGTAAATGGGAATACCGTCGATATAAATAGGTACGCGTGTACTCGAAAAGCCACGCACACGCACTTTTGACTCACCTCTAGCCCCTGTGTAATCGCTATAAACACTCGGCACACTTTGAAGTGCATCAACAACCGTTTTTGCTTCGCTCTCTTTAATTGTTTCCGTTGACACTACCTCAACGCTCGGATTTTGACTGATATCTTTTTCCGATGTTACCTCTATTTTTCCTAACTCATACGTCTCACCCATCAACACGGATGCTGTGATCAACGAGAGCGCCACGCCAATTTTAAATTTCATTTTTTCTCCTTTTGTATGTTTACCAAGACATAATATTTTATTTTATATAACGCTATCTCTGACTTTTCCAAAAATCCGACCGACCTCCTACGCTTTCGTGGTATGAACAAACGATGGAATGCAGACAGGATAGCCGCAAACCGTCTGTTTAAGCTCGATGTTTGTGTGGTAAAGCTCGTTAATAAGCTCTTCCGTAATCGTTTTACATGTAAGCCCATGCGCTAAGATATGCCCGTCTTTAAGCGCATAGGTGTAACCGCCCAGCATGAGCGCATGTTCGGGGAAATGGGTTGATTTTAAAAAGGTGTAACCCTCTTTGGAGAGCTTCATAATTGTCTCCAAAAGGCGCAGTTGATTGCCATAATCCAGCCCCGAAACGGGTTCGTCCATGACCAAGATTTTTGCCCCTTGCGCTAAGGAACGAGCGATTAAAACCAGCTGTTTTTCGCCACCACTCAGCGTTTGAAAGGTGCGTTTCTCCAGATGCCCAATGCCCAGTCGCTCCATCGCCACACGCGC from Sulfurospirillum multivorans DSM 12446 carries:
- a CDS encoding TonB-dependent receptor plug domain-containing protein; its protein translation is MKFKIGVALSLITASVLMGETYELGKIEVTSEKDISQNPSVEVVSTETIKESEAKTVVDALQSVPSVYSDYTGARGESKVRVRGFSSTRVPIYIDGIPIYVPYDHNIDLARFKTYDIGEIDVSKGYVSPMYGANTMGGAINLITKKPTKELEGEVGAGVFSGNGYEEYATIGTKQEIYYGLLSVSNMQRDYYKLPSDYDSAGHQEGRKRSNSEYGDKKINIKVGYTPNSTDEYSLNYIAQRGEKEQPWFAMAQGTTTNNAYNRNWDWKDWDKTSYYLITKTAIGEHYLKTRLYYDEFYNKILFKGTPQSGAQDVVSEISEYDDHTFGGIIEGDIKIADNHLLKLSVSQKYDNHKDISSKSPNADLKDESKTLSLGAEYSWQLTDALTWTLGGSYDKNEITKAEYRNSAGTLIAGEFPKYDSDAFNPQTILTFHATKDLMFYGSVSQKSNMPTLKDRYSSKFGDYILNPSLDAERSTTYEVGSDWAFVDDHHAKVALFYTKTKDYIASVSGLTNTDATLGCTGTNCKQMQNFDQEEHKGVELTLDSLWSNQLKSTLSYTYIDAEIEDSKTANAQYTTDTPKHSYYASMTYSPIHSVDITPIIRHEGERYSNVSGSEKSSSYTVADIRVAYRPVKALELAVGIKNLFDEFYYYNNGYPQEGRNYYANVRYSF